Sequence from the Hamadaea flava genome:
TCCGCGCTGAGCAGTTCGACCAGCCGGTCGACGTCGGCCGCCTCGAACGCCTCGACATAACGGTCGACCGTCTTGCGTACGTCGTCCGCCGGTTCGGCCATCTCGTCGGCGACCGGCCCGGCGGCCGACAGCCCGGCGCGGGCGCGCTGCAAGGCGCTGTTGACCGCGGCTGGTGAGGTGTCGAGCAGCCGGGCGGTCTCGTCGGCGCTGAAGTCGAGGACGTCCCGCAGGACCAGCACCGCCCGCTGGCGCGCCGGGAGCAGCTGCAACGCGGCGACCAGCGCCAGCCGAAGCGTTCCGCGGCGCACCACCTGACCGGCCGGATCGTCCAGCCGCGCGTCCGGGAACGGCTGCAGCCACGGCACGTCCAACGCGGGGACGAGCGGCGCCCGCGGATCGTCGGCCGGGGCGCCGATCCCGGCCGGCAGCGGACGCCGAGCTCGGCCCTCCAACGAGGTCAGACAGGTGTTCGTCGCGATCTTGTAGAGCCACGTACGCACGGACGCGGTGCGCTCGTCGTAGCGAGCCCAGGCCCTCCAGGCCCGCAGGAACGTCTCCTGCACCGCGTCCTCGGCCTCCGGCATCGAGCCGAGCATCCGGTAGCAGTGCACGAGCAGCTCCCGGCGATGCGGTTCGGCACGCGTCTCGAAGTCCGGCACGTGTTCACTCCCTACAGGTGGACCGGGGCGTTGGCGTACGCCGCGATCTTCCAGTCGTCGCCCTGCCGGACGAGCACCCAGGTGGCGTGGCGCTCCCGCTCGGCGGCCAGCGTCGTCTCACCCGGCATCAAGGTACCCGCGTGGCTGACGACCATTGCGGTGTCGCCGGTGATCCGGATCTTCTGCGGCTCGTCGACACCCTGCGTGCCGGCCAGCCGCCCGGCGAACGCGGCCGCCATGAACTCGCGGATCGCCTCGCGGCCGTCGTGGAACAGGCCGGGCATGACGACGGTGGCGTCCTCGGTGTACAGATCGGCGAACTTGTCGGCGTCGTACGCCGACCACGCCTCGTAGATCTGGCCGAGAACGGTGCGGACGGCGGCTTCGTCGGTGGTGACAGTCGTGGTCGTCATCGTGATGATCCTTCCGGTGCGTCAGGGTGGCCCGCGGCGGGCCGGTGAAGGTGACGCCCGGATATACCGGCGGGACGACCCGAACTCATCGCCCCGCCGGAAGAAATTTCTCAGGAGTCGACGCGGGTCGTCTCCGGGGAGACCTTCCCGGTCGTCGCGGCCGGTGCCGACGGCGGGCTCGCCTTGCCGCCGTTGCGGACGAACAGCACCGTCAGCGTCGCTACGGCCAGCACGATCAGCGGCAGCACCATGGTGCTTTTCATGGCCGCGGTGAAGCCCTCGTGGAACGTCTTGAGGGCCAGTTCGACGATGGCCTGCGGGGTGTTGGGCGGCAGCGCCGCGCCGCTCTGCCCGGCGCCCACCTCCAGGCTGCCCGAGCTGGCGCTCTTGAACGCGTCGATGAATCGGCCCTGCTGGTCCGGCGGCAGCGCGGTCGCGTTGGTCTGCGCGCTGTCGGTGAGCTGGGTGACGAGTTGGTTCTGCAGGAGCGCGCCGACGGCTGCCGAGCCGATGACGCCGCCGAGCTGCCGGGTGGTGTTGATCATGCCGGAGGCCGCGCCGGCGACCTGCGGCTGGACGTTGCGCATCGCGATCGTCTGCAGCGGGGCGAACGTGCAGCCCAGGCCGAGCCCGGCGACGAGCAGGCCGGGGATCAGGTCGCCCCGGTTGGAGTTCACCTGCGCCGAGAAGACCACGATGCTCAGGCCGACGACCCAGAGGCTCAGGCCGAAGAAGAGCACCCATTTGCCGCCGGTCTTGTCCGACAGCCGTCCGGCGAGCGGGGCCACGAACATCGAGACGAGCGACATCGGCGCCACGGCGAGACCGGCTTGGAGCGCGGTCAGGCCGAGTACCGACTGCAAGTAGATGATCAGCGGCAGGAACAGGCCGAGCATGCCGAACGCGATCGCGGCGACGACGCCGTTCATCAGGGAGAAGTTGCGGTCGGCGAAGATGCGGAACGGCACCAGCGGCTCGCGGTTGCGCTGGGCGTACTGCTGCCAGAGGAAGATCGCGAGCACGATCACCCCAGCGCCGATGATCATGGGGATGGTGATCGGGCCCCAGGCCTTGCCCCAGTCGTGCGACTGGCCCTCGATGAGGCCGTAGCAGATGAGGAAGAGCGAGATCGTGATCAGCAGGGTGCCCACGTAATCGAGCTGGTGCCTGCGGTTGAGCCGCAGGTCGGGCATGACGATGACGGCCATGATCAGGGCGATGATGCCGACCGGCACGTTGACGTAGAAGATCCAGCGCCAGTCCCAGTTGGTGACCAGCCAGCCGCCCAGCGTCGGACCGGCGACCGTGGCGACACCGGCGACGGCGCCCCAGATGCCGAACGCCGCGCCCCGTCGCTCCGGCGGGAAGATGACCGTCAGCACGGACAGGGTCTGCGGGGTCAGGAGTGCGCCGCCGACGCCTTGGATGACCCGGAACGCGATCAGCTGGCCGGGGTTCTGCGCGAGGCCGCAGGCCGCTGAGGCCAGCGTGAAGATGATCAGGCCCAGGATGAACAGCCGTTTCGCACCGTAGAGGTCGCCGAGGCGACCTGAGGTGATGAGCAGCACCGCGTAGACCAGGATGTACGCGTTGAGGATCCAGAGGATCTGATCGAGTGAGGCGCCGAGCCGGTCGATCATGTCCGGGATCGCGATGTTCACGATCGTCGTATCCAGCAGGATCATGAAGAACCCGAGGCAGAGTACGCCCAGAATGAGCCACGGGCTGTGTTTGGTCTCCGGCGGCCGGCCGGGTCCTGAGGTCATGGTCGCGATCTCCAGTCGAAGTGTGATCTCCACCCGTAGCCTCGTCCGGCTGAGCCCAAACGTCCAGGGAATCGCCGATGTTGCTCAGCCCTTACTCGCCGACGTATACTCGTCGGCGAGTAAGCGAGCAAAAGCGAGTCAAGCCCGAGGCGAGCAGAGGAAGAAGGGGAGGGCGATGGCGAAGCGGCGCAAAGTCGGCAACATGCTGGGGCTGGCGATCCTGGCCAACCTCCTCGCCAAGCCCATGCATCCCTACGAATTGGCGACCGAGCTGCGCGAGCGCGGCAAGGACCAGGACATGCCGATCAAGTGGGGCTCGCTCTACACCGTGGTCGGCAACCTGGAGAAGCACGGTTTCATCCGGGCCGTCCAGAGTGAACGGCACGGGCTGCGGCCGGAGCGGACGATCTACGAGATCACCGACGCCGGGCGCGCCGAGCTGACCGACTGGATGCGCGAGATCGTCGGCGTCGCCGAACGGGAGATCCCGCGGTTCGAAGCCGGGCTGTCGCTGATCGGCGTACTCGCGCCGGACGAGGTGATCGCGCTGCTGGAGCAGCGGCTGGCCAGTCTCGCCGTCCAGCTCGCGACCGCCAAGGCCAACCTCGACTCCGCTCCCGTTCCTCGGATCTTCCTGCTGGAGGCCGAATACGACCTCGCCGTACGCCGAGCCGAGGCCGACTGGATCAGGGGGCTGCTCGGCGAACTGCGCGACGGCACCATCCCGGGCGCGCAGCAGTGGCGGGAATGGCACGCCAGCGGGGCCGACCCGAGCCGGCTGCTGAGTTTCCTGGACGAACTGACGCCCGAGGGGAGACCGAAGGCCTGACGAAAGAACCCCGGCGCGGTGCTGCAACACCTCGCCGGGGCCAAACCAGAGCGAACCGAACCGCGAGGCGGCCCGATTGCCCGGTCGCACCAGCAAGGATAGCCGTCTCGCCGGTCCGGTCCGCGTACGCACCGGAGGAGAAGATGCGAGACATCCCAGGGCCGGCCGTCGTGGCCGAGGCCCTCGTCAAAACCTATCCCGGCGACGTCCGGGCGCTGGACGGGCTGTCGCTGACCGTCCAGCCGGGCGAGGTGTTCGGGCTGCTCGGCCCGAACGGCGCCGGCAAGTCCACCACCATCAAGATCCTGACGACGCTGGCCCGGCCCGACGCCGGGACGGCGACCGTCGCCGGGTTCGACGTGCTGCGCGAACCCGACCGCGTACGCCGGGTGATCGGCGTCGTGGCGCAGCGCTCGGGTGCCGATCCGGCCGCCACCGGGCGGGACAACCTGATGCTGCAAGGCCGCCTGTACGGGCTGTCCGGCGTACCGCTCAAGAGGCGGGTCGCCGAGCTGCTGGACCGGTTCGGTCTGACCGACGCGGCCGGGCGAGCCGTCAAGACGTACTCGGGCGGCATGCAGCGGCGGCTGGACGTGGCGCTGGGCCTCGTGCACCGGCCGCAGGTGCTGTTCCTGGACGAGCCCACGACCGGGCTCGACCCCGAGGCGCGGGCGGCGATGTGGACCGAGATCGCCCGGCTGGCCGCCGACGACGCGCTGGCCGTCGTGCTGACCACGCACTACCTGGATGAGGCGGATCGGCTGGCCGCCCGGCTGGCGATCGTCGACGCCGGTCGCGTCGTGGCTGACGGCGCACCGGAGACGCTCAAGGGCGAGCTGCGCGGCGACGCGGTCCATCTGCGGCTGCGGCAGGCCGCCGGAACCGAGGTGGCGACGGTGCTCGGCGGTCTGCCGGGCGTACGCGAGATCACTGTGGACGGTGTGACGGTGAGTGCTCGGGCTGACGACGGGGCGGCGGCCGTGCCCGGCATCCTCGCCGCGCTCGACCGCGCGGGCGTACCGGTGGCGTCGGTGACGGTCGCCCGGCCGTCGCTGGACGACGTGTACCTGCGCTACACCGGACGCCGGTTCAACGCCGACAAGACCGCCGACAAGACCGCCGAGAAGACGGCCGCGAACACGCTGGAGGTGGTGGCATGAACCTGCTGACGCAGACCTGGTGGATGACGCACCGTCGGCTCAAGGCGCTGTTCCGGCAGCCCGGCGTACTGGTCATCACGCTCGTGCAGCCGGCGGTGTGGCTGTTCCTGTTCGGTGCCCTGTTCAAGCGGATCGTCGAGCTACCCGGCTTCGGCGCGGGGTCCTACCTGGACTATCTGATCCCGGGCGTCGTGGTGATGAACGCCGTCTCGGCGAACATGTGGTCCGGCATGGGCGCCATCGACGAGATCGAACGCGGCACGCTCAACCGCTTCCTGGTCGCGCCGATCCGGCGCAGCGCCATCGTCAACGCCGGGGTCATCGAGGCGGCGGTCAGCACGATCGTCCAGTCGCTGATCATCGTGGTGCTCGGCCGGCTCGCCGGGGCACAGTTCCCGGGCGGGCTCGCCGGGGTCGCGGCGCTGCTGGCGGCGTGCGTACTGCTGGGGACGGTGTTCAACGGGCTGTCGACCGCGATGGGTCTGGCGGTGCGCCAGCGCGAGACGATCATCGGGCTCAGCATCTTCCTGCTGCTGCCGCTGACCTTCCTGTCGACGGCGTTCATGGCCGCGGCGCTGATGCCGGGATGGATTCGGCACGCGGCCGCCGCGAACCCGGTGAACTGGGCGGTCGAGATCGGTCGGACGGCGCTCAGCGCGAGTCCGGACTGGGCGGCCACGGCACGGTTCGGCGGCGGGCTGCTCCTGCTCGCCCTCGCGCTGGTAGCGCTGTCGATCCGCAGCTTCCGCGGCTACCAGAAGTCCATCTGACATCGAGGCGCTGGGGCCGCGGGTTTTGCGGCCCCAGCTTGACACAGTGAGGGTAGCCTAACCTATCCTTGCGGTCGTGTCGCCGTTCCGCATCTTCCCGGTCCGTGTCGCCCGGGTCACGCCGCTCAGTCCCTCCTTCGTCCGGGTCACGCTCAAGGGCGAGTCGCTGCGCGACTTCGCCGACAACGGCTACGACCAGCGCTTCAAGCTGCTCCTCCCGCTACCGGGCCGCGGGGTGAGCGATCTTCCGACGACAGGCGACTGGTACGCACAATGGCGTGCCCTGCCAACGGAACGTCAGAATCCGATCCGGACGTACACGGTTCGCGCAGTGCGGACCGTGCCGGCGGAGGTGGACTTCGACGTCGCGCTGCACGGCGTCACCGGCCCGGCGTCCAAGTGGGCCAGCGAGGTCCAGCCGGGCGACGAACTGGCCGTCTACGGGCCTGACGCGCGCTACGACGGCGTACACGGCGGGATCGACTTCCATCCGCCGGCCGTGCTCGGCAGCGTCCTGCTGGCCGGGGACGAGACCGCCGTACCGGCGATCGCCGGGATCCTCGAACGGCTGCCCGCCGACGCCCAGGGCGTAGCGCTGATGGAGGTGCCGGTCGCCGGCGACCACCTCCCGATCGCCGCACCGGCCGGGGTGACCGTGACCTGGCTGCCCCGCGACGGCCAGACGCACGGCGTACGCCTGATCGAGGCGGTCCGGGCAGCCGCCGAACGGATGCTCCCCGTGCCGGTCGGCGCGAACTCCTCCACATTGGAGGATGTGGACGTCGATCAGCAGCTGCTCTGGGAGGTCCCGGAGACCGTCCCGGACGGCCGGTACGCCTGGCTCGCCGGGGAGGCCGCCGTCATCAAGACCCTGCGCCGGGCGCTGGTCACCGAGTACGGCCTCGACCGGGGCTCGGTGGCGTTCATGGG
This genomic interval carries:
- a CDS encoding PadR family transcriptional regulator is translated as MAKRRKVGNMLGLAILANLLAKPMHPYELATELRERGKDQDMPIKWGSLYTVVGNLEKHGFIRAVQSERHGLRPERTIYEITDAGRAELTDWMREIVGVAEREIPRFEAGLSLIGVLAPDEVIALLEQRLASLAVQLATAKANLDSAPVPRIFLLEAEYDLAVRRAEADWIRGLLGELRDGTIPGAQQWREWHASGADPSRLLSFLDELTPEGRPKA
- a CDS encoding siderophore-interacting protein; this translates as MSPFRIFPVRVARVTPLSPSFVRVTLKGESLRDFADNGYDQRFKLLLPLPGRGVSDLPTTGDWYAQWRALPTERQNPIRTYTVRAVRTVPAEVDFDVALHGVTGPASKWASEVQPGDELAVYGPDARYDGVHGGIDFHPPAVLGSVLLAGDETAVPAIAGILERLPADAQGVALMEVPVAGDHLPIAAPAGVTVTWLPRDGQTHGVRLIEAVRAAAERMLPVPVGANSSTLEDVDVDQQLLWEVPETVPDGRYAWLAGEAAVIKTLRRALVTEYGLDRGSVAFMGYWRQGKAEGA
- a CDS encoding SgcJ/EcaC family oxidoreductase, translating into MTTTTVTTDEAAVRTVLGQIYEAWSAYDADKFADLYTEDATVVMPGLFHDGREAIREFMAAAFAGRLAGTQGVDEPQKIRITGDTAMVVSHAGTLMPGETTLAAERERHATWVLVRQGDDWKIAAYANAPVHL
- a CDS encoding ABC transporter permease — its product is MNLLTQTWWMTHRRLKALFRQPGVLVITLVQPAVWLFLFGALFKRIVELPGFGAGSYLDYLIPGVVVMNAVSANMWSGMGAIDEIERGTLNRFLVAPIRRSAIVNAGVIEAAVSTIVQSLIIVVLGRLAGAQFPGGLAGVAALLAACVLLGTVFNGLSTAMGLAVRQRETIIGLSIFLLLPLTFLSTAFMAAALMPGWIRHAAAANPVNWAVEIGRTALSASPDWAATARFGGGLLLLALALVALSIRSFRGYQKSI
- a CDS encoding RNA polymerase subunit sigma-70 — protein: MPDFETRAEPHRRELLVHCYRMLGSMPEAEDAVQETFLRAWRAWARYDERTASVRTWLYKIATNTCLTSLEGRARRPLPAGIGAPADDPRAPLVPALDVPWLQPFPDARLDDPAGQVVRRGTLRLALVAALQLLPARQRAVLVLRDVLDFSADETARLLDTSPAAVNSALQRARAGLSAAGPVADEMAEPADDVRKTVDRYVEAFEAADVDRLVELLSADVVLEMPPVPLWYRGAADYGRFMARVYDLRGRVWRTASVGANTQPAVAAYCADDEGVLRLHTLQVFTVQDGRIAHTYVFQHPEVFTAFNLPPVLAG
- a CDS encoding ATP-binding cassette domain-containing protein, with product MRDIPGPAVVAEALVKTYPGDVRALDGLSLTVQPGEVFGLLGPNGAGKSTTIKILTTLARPDAGTATVAGFDVLREPDRVRRVIGVVAQRSGADPAATGRDNLMLQGRLYGLSGVPLKRRVAELLDRFGLTDAAGRAVKTYSGGMQRRLDVALGLVHRPQVLFLDEPTTGLDPEARAAMWTEIARLAADDALAVVLTTHYLDEADRLAARLAIVDAGRVVADGAPETLKGELRGDAVHLRLRQAAGTEVATVLGGLPGVREITVDGVTVSARADDGAAAVPGILAALDRAGVPVASVTVARPSLDDVYLRYTGRRFNADKTADKTAEKTAANTLEVVA
- a CDS encoding DHA2 family efflux MFS transporter permease subunit, which encodes MEITLRLEIATMTSGPGRPPETKHSPWLILGVLCLGFFMILLDTTIVNIAIPDMIDRLGASLDQILWILNAYILVYAVLLITSGRLGDLYGAKRLFILGLIIFTLASAACGLAQNPGQLIAFRVIQGVGGALLTPQTLSVLTVIFPPERRGAAFGIWGAVAGVATVAGPTLGGWLVTNWDWRWIFYVNVPVGIIALIMAVIVMPDLRLNRRHQLDYVGTLLITISLFLICYGLIEGQSHDWGKAWGPITIPMIIGAGVIVLAIFLWQQYAQRNREPLVPFRIFADRNFSLMNGVVAAIAFGMLGLFLPLIIYLQSVLGLTALQAGLAVAPMSLVSMFVAPLAGRLSDKTGGKWVLFFGLSLWVVGLSIVVFSAQVNSNRGDLIPGLLVAGLGLGCTFAPLQTIAMRNVQPQVAGAASGMINTTRQLGGVIGSAAVGALLQNQLVTQLTDSAQTNATALPPDQQGRFIDAFKSASSGSLEVGAGQSGAALPPNTPQAIVELALKTFHEGFTAAMKSTMVLPLIVLAVATLTVLFVRNGGKASPPSAPAATTGKVSPETTRVDS